From Streptomyces fungicidicus, one genomic window encodes:
- the glmU gene encoding bifunctional UDP-N-acetylglucosamine diphosphorylase/glucosamine-1-phosphate N-acetyltransferase GlmU has product MSANRPAAVVVLAAGEGTRMKSATPKVLHDICGRSLVGHVLAAAGELEPENLVVVVGHAREKVTAHLAGIAPDVRTAVQAEQNGTGHAVRMGLEELGGSVDGTVVVVCGDTPLLTGETLRRLSATHAADGNAVTVLTAEVPDATGYGRIVRDDSGAVTAIVEHKDASGAQREIREINSGVFAFDGALLADALKRVRTDNSQGEEYLTDVLGILRAAGHRVGASVAGDHREIAGINNRVQLSEARRILNDRLLTAAMLSGVTVVDPATTWVDVTVSFGQDVVVHPGTQLLGVTLLAEGCEVGPNSRLTDTRVGVGARVDNTVAVGAEVGAEASVGPFAYLRPGTRLGRKGKIGTYVETKNASIGEGTKVPHLSYVGDATIGDFSNIGAASVFVNYDGEHKHHTTVGSHCKTGSDNMFVAPVTVGDGAYTAAGSVITKDVPPGSLAVARGQQRNIEGWVARKRPGSAAAKAAEAASRGSAAEE; this is encoded by the coding sequence GTGAGCGCCAATCGCCCGGCAGCCGTAGTCGTTCTCGCAGCGGGTGAGGGCACCCGTATGAAGTCGGCCACACCGAAGGTCCTGCACGACATCTGTGGCCGTTCCCTGGTGGGTCATGTGCTCGCCGCAGCCGGTGAGCTGGAGCCGGAGAATCTGGTCGTCGTCGTGGGGCACGCCCGCGAGAAGGTCACCGCGCACCTTGCGGGGATCGCCCCCGACGTCCGCACCGCGGTGCAGGCGGAGCAGAACGGCACCGGGCACGCGGTGCGGATGGGCCTGGAGGAGCTGGGCGGTTCCGTGGACGGGACGGTGGTCGTCGTCTGCGGTGACACCCCGCTGCTGACCGGTGAGACGCTGCGGCGGCTGTCGGCGACGCACGCGGCGGACGGCAACGCGGTGACCGTGCTGACGGCCGAGGTGCCGGACGCGACCGGGTACGGGCGGATCGTGCGGGACGACAGCGGTGCGGTGACCGCGATCGTGGAGCACAAGGACGCGTCGGGGGCGCAGCGGGAGATCCGGGAGATCAACTCGGGTGTGTTCGCGTTCGACGGGGCGTTGCTGGCGGACGCGTTGAAGAGGGTGCGGACGGACAACAGTCAGGGTGAGGAGTACCTGACGGATGTGCTGGGGATTCTGCGTGCGGCGGGGCACCGGGTGGGTGCGTCGGTGGCGGGGGATCACCGGGAGATCGCGGGGATCAACAACCGGGTGCAGTTGTCGGAGGCGCGGCGGATCCTGAACGACCGGTTGCTGACGGCGGCGATGTTGTCGGGGGTGACGGTGGTCGATCCGGCGACGACGTGGGTGGATGTGACGGTGTCGTTCGGTCAGGACGTGGTGGTGCATCCGGGGACGCAGTTGCTGGGTGTGACGCTTTTGGCCGAGGGGTGTGAGGTGGGTCCGAATTCGCGGCTGACGGACACCCGGGTGGGTGTGGGGGCGCGGGTGGACAACACGGTGGCGGTGGGTGCCGAGGTGGGTGCCGAGGCGTCGGTGGGTCCGTTCGCGTATCTGCGGCCGGGGACGCGGTTGGGCCGTAAGGGCAAGATCGGTACGTATGTGGAGACGAAGAACGCGTCGATCGGTGAGGGGACGAAGGTTCCGCATCTGTCGTATGTGGGTGATGCGACGATCGGCGATTTTTCGAACATCGGTGCGGCGAGTGTGTTCGTCAACTATGACGGGGAGCACAAGCACCACACGACGGTCGGGTCGCACTGCAAGACGGGTTCGGACAACATGTTTGTGGCGCCTGTCACGGTGGGGGACGGTGCTTATACGGCTGCCGGCTCGGTGATCACGAAGGATGTGCCGCCGGGTTCGCTGGCCGTGGCCCGCGGTCAGCAGCGGAATATCGAGGGTTGGGTGGCTCGAAAGCGTCCTGGGAGTGCTGCCGCGAAGGCGGCGGAGGCGGCGTCCCGGGGGTCGGCTGCCGAGGAGTGA
- a CDS encoding ribose-phosphate diphosphokinase, with the protein MTGIKTTGEKKMMFFSGRAHPELAEEIAHQLGVGVVPTKAFDFANGEIYVRYQESARGADCFLIQSHTAPINKWIMEQLIMIDALKRASARSITVIVPFYGYARQDKKHRGREPISARLIADLMKTAGADRLLAVDLHTDQIQGFFDGPVDHLFALPLLADYVGAKVDRSKLTVVSPDAGRVRVADRWCDRLGAPLAIVHKRRDKDVANQVTVHEVVGDVKGRICVLVDDMIDTGGTICAAADALFAHGAEDVIVTATHGVLSGPAADRLKNSRVSEFVFTNTLPTPGELSESLDKIKVLSIAPTIARAAREVFQDGSVTSLFDEQ; encoded by the coding sequence GTGACCGGGATCAAGACGACCGGCGAGAAGAAGATGATGTTCTTCTCCGGCCGCGCCCACCCCGAGCTTGCCGAGGAAATCGCCCACCAGCTGGGTGTCGGGGTCGTCCCGACGAAGGCCTTCGACTTCGCCAATGGCGAGATCTATGTGCGGTATCAGGAGTCGGCTCGTGGTGCCGACTGCTTCCTGATCCAGAGCCACACGGCTCCGATCAACAAGTGGATCATGGAGCAGTTGATCATGATCGACGCGTTGAAGCGGGCGTCGGCGAGGTCCATCACGGTCATCGTGCCGTTCTACGGTTACGCGCGGCAGGACAAGAAGCACCGGGGTCGTGAACCGATTTCGGCGCGTCTGATCGCGGACCTGATGAAGACGGCGGGTGCGGACCGGCTGCTGGCGGTGGATCTGCACACGGATCAGATCCAGGGTTTCTTCGACGGGCCGGTGGACCATCTGTTCGCGTTGCCGCTGCTGGCGGACTACGTGGGTGCGAAGGTGGACCGTTCGAAGCTGACGGTGGTGTCTCCGGACGCGGGCCGGGTGCGGGTCGCGGACCGGTGGTGCGACCGGCTGGGTGCGCCGCTGGCGATCGTGCACAAGCGGCGGGACAAGGACGTGGCGAACCAGGTCACGGTGCACGAGGTCGTCGGTGATGTGAAGGGGCGTATCTGCGTCCTGGTCGACGACATGATCGACACGGGTGGCACGATCTGTGCGGCGGCGGACGCGTTGTTCGCGCATGGTGCGGAGGACGTCATAGTGACGGCGACGCACGGTGTGCTGTCGGGTCCCGCGGCGGACCGGCTGAAGAACTCGCGGGTGAGTGAGTTCGTGTTCACGAACACGCTGCCGACGCCGGGTGAGCTGAGTGAGTCGCTGGACAAGATCAAGGTGCTGTCGATCGCGCCGACGATCGCGCGTGCGGCGCGTGAGGTGTTCCAGGACGGTTCGGTGACGAGTCTGTTCGACGAGCAGTAG
- a CDS encoding 50S ribosomal protein L25/general stress protein Ctc, giving the protein MSEVKISAATRDEFGKGAARRIRRDNKVPGVLYGHGSDPRHLTFPGHELLMALRTPNVLIALDIDGKSNELAIPKSVQRDPIKGFLEHVDLLLVKRGEKVQVEIPVQTEGELAPGGYLLEHVLSALPVEAEATHIPESVTVSVEGLEAGAAVLAKDISLPSGVTLAVEEDAVVLQVLAAQAEEAPAEGAEGEGEAGAEA; this is encoded by the coding sequence ATGTCCGAGGTGAAGATCTCCGCCGCCACGCGCGACGAGTTCGGCAAGGGTGCGGCGCGCCGTATCCGCCGTGACAACAAGGTTCCGGGTGTTCTGTACGGGCACGGTTCGGACCCGCGGCACCTGACCTTCCCGGGTCACGAGCTGCTGATGGCGCTGCGTACGCCGAACGTGCTGATCGCGCTGGACATCGACGGCAAGTCGAACGAGCTGGCGATCCCGAAGTCGGTTCAGCGTGACCCGATCAAGGGTTTCCTGGAGCACGTGGACCTGCTGCTGGTGAAGCGCGGCGAGAAGGTCCAGGTCGAGATCCCGGTGCAGACCGAGGGTGAGCTGGCCCCGGGTGGTTACCTGCTGGAGCACGTGCTGTCCGCGCTGCCGGTCGAGGCCGAGGCCACGCACATCCCGGAGAGCGTGACGGTGTCCGTGGAGGGTCTGGAGGCCGGTGCCGCCGTCCTGGCGAAGGACATCTCGCTGCCGAGCGGTGTGACGCTGGCCGTCGAGGAGGACGCGGTGGTCCTCCAGGTTCTGGCCGCGCAGGCCGAGGAGGCGCCCGCCGAGGGTGCCGAGGGTGAGGGCGAAGCGGGCGCCGAGGCCTGA